The following proteins come from a genomic window of Paenibacillus spongiae:
- a CDS encoding GntR family transcriptional regulator: MNKISRIKLCDDVVKILRRAILLGEIPVNEHLAEPILADRLGTSRGPIRDALQILLLEGFAVRMPNGRVIVRGMSLKDISNLYDVRLLLEHHAIEQWFGQQEKKSIEPIRNCFETMRSSNVTSQEFSDIDMEFHEQIVRLADNNTLLQSWLSLRGLIHAILEITNQGYPRSQLIMDTHIKIYEALNNRDFPAASSLLKDHLAEGKKVMCDNIKMLRETTTK; this comes from the coding sequence TTGAATAAAATTTCTAGAATAAAATTATGCGACGACGTCGTGAAAATACTTCGAAGGGCCATCCTGTTGGGCGAGATTCCCGTCAACGAGCATTTGGCAGAGCCCATTCTCGCCGATAGGCTGGGAACCAGCAGAGGACCGATCAGGGATGCTCTTCAAATATTGCTGCTGGAAGGCTTTGCAGTGAGAATGCCTAATGGCAGAGTCATTGTGCGCGGAATGAGCTTGAAGGATATCTCAAACCTATATGATGTCAGACTCTTATTGGAGCATCATGCCATAGAACAGTGGTTTGGCCAACAAGAGAAAAAATCAATCGAGCCGATCCGGAATTGCTTCGAAACGATGCGCAGCAGCAATGTTACTTCCCAGGAATTCTCCGATATCGACATGGAATTCCATGAGCAAATCGTCCGCCTAGCGGATAATAATACGCTGCTGCAATCATGGCTTAGCTTAAGAGGACTGATCCATGCTATCCTGGAAATCACGAACCAAGGTTACCCGAGAAGCCAGTTGATCATGGATACGCACATCAAAATTTATGAGGCGCTGAATAATCGGGATTTTCCTGCAGCCAGTTCCCTATTAAAAGATCATTTGGCAGAGGGGAAAAAGGTGATGTGCGATAATATAAAAATGTTAAGAGAGACCACCACGAAGTAA
- a CDS encoding siderophore ABC transporter substrate-binding protein — protein sequence MKQKVSLVFLTFILAVVLSACGATDKNSNADQAANNTPSNTAEGNGSTGAGTPETAEPAELTIKHQLGEAKLKQNPEKVVVFDNGVLDTLDKLGVPVTAVPKDGLPAYLEKYKADSYENAGGLKEPDFEKVNALKPDVIFISGRTSEAYEELNEIAPTIFMGVDNANYKASYTENAKILGQIFGKEAEVEAELAKLDESIAALSSKASAEAASGKKGLIVLTNAGKLSVYGKASRFGLIHDVFGVAPVDENIKASTHGDSVTSEYIAEKNPDYLFVVDRDAAVEAEGGETANKTLENDLIKKTNAYKNGKIIYLNADYWYLSGGGLASMAEMIKEVDAAFN from the coding sequence ATGAAACAGAAAGTTTCACTTGTATTTTTAACATTCATTCTTGCCGTTGTTCTGTCGGCTTGCGGCGCGACTGACAAAAACTCGAACGCGGATCAAGCAGCAAACAACACGCCAAGCAACACGGCGGAAGGCAATGGCAGCACGGGAGCGGGAACGCCGGAAACGGCAGAACCGGCTGAATTGACGATCAAGCATCAGTTGGGCGAAGCGAAGCTGAAGCAAAATCCGGAGAAGGTTGTCGTGTTCGATAACGGCGTTCTGGATACGCTCGACAAGCTGGGCGTTCCGGTCACGGCGGTTCCGAAGGACGGGCTTCCAGCCTACCTTGAGAAATACAAAGCGGACAGCTATGAGAATGCCGGTGGGCTCAAAGAGCCGGACTTCGAGAAAGTGAATGCGCTCAAGCCGGATGTCATCTTCATCTCCGGCCGCACCTCGGAAGCTTATGAAGAGCTGAACGAGATCGCTCCGACGATCTTCATGGGCGTAGACAACGCGAACTACAAAGCGTCGTACACGGAGAATGCGAAGATTCTGGGCCAAATCTTCGGCAAGGAAGCGGAAGTCGAAGCCGAGTTGGCCAAGCTGGACGAATCCATCGCGGCCTTGAGCAGCAAGGCAAGCGCGGAAGCAGCCAGCGGCAAGAAAGGCCTGATCGTCCTGACGAATGCCGGCAAGCTCAGCGTATACGGCAAAGCTTCTCGTTTTGGCCTCATTCATGACGTGTTCGGCGTTGCGCCAGTCGATGAGAACATCAAGGCTTCCACGCATGGCGACAGCGTAACGAGCGAATATATCGCGGAGAAGAACCCGGATTACCTGTTCGTCGTGGACCGTGACGCGGCCGTTGAGGCGGAAGGCGGCGAGACGGCGAACAAAACGCTGGAGAACGACCTGATCAAGAAAACGAATGCCTACAAGAACGGTAAAATCATTTACCTGAATGCGGATTACTGGTATCTGTCCGGCGGCGGTTTGGCGTCGATGGCAGAAATGATCAAAGAGGTTGACGCTGCATTTAATTAA
- a CDS encoding iron ABC transporter ATP-binding protein, which yields MIAVSNVTKQYGSKKVIDNVSVQIEKGKITSFIGPNGAGKSTLLSIISRLIAKDNGQVLIDDIDVTQSKSGDLAKKISILKQSNHINVRLTVRELVSFGRFPYSQGRLTKEDWKHVDEAIAYMGLTDMQDKYLDQLSGGQNQRAYIAMVIAQNTEYVLLDEPLNNLDMKHSVQIMKVLRRLVDELGKTVIIVIHDINFASCYSDYIVALKDGKIIREGVTDDIIETAVLKEVYDMDIHIETVNGNKICVYFA from the coding sequence GTGATCGCAGTCAGTAATGTTACGAAACAATACGGGAGCAAGAAAGTCATCGATAACGTCTCCGTCCAGATCGAGAAGGGGAAAATCACGTCATTCATTGGGCCGAACGGGGCGGGCAAAAGCACGTTATTGTCGATTATAAGCCGGCTCATCGCGAAGGATAACGGGCAGGTGCTAATTGACGATATCGATGTCACCCAGAGCAAGAGCGGCGACCTGGCGAAAAAAATATCGATCCTCAAGCAGTCCAATCATATCAATGTCCGCTTGACGGTCCGGGAGCTGGTCAGCTTCGGGAGGTTCCCTTACTCGCAAGGGCGCTTGACGAAGGAAGACTGGAAGCATGTCGATGAAGCCATTGCCTACATGGGGCTGACCGATATGCAGGACAAATATTTGGATCAATTGAGCGGGGGACAGAACCAGCGGGCCTACATTGCCATGGTCATCGCCCAGAATACGGAATACGTGCTGCTGGACGAACCGCTCAACAATCTGGACATGAAGCATTCCGTCCAAATCATGAAGGTGCTCCGCAGGCTGGTCGACGAGCTCGGCAAAACGGTAATCATCGTCATTCACGATATTAACTTTGCCTCTTGCTATTCCGACTATATCGTCGCGCTCAAGGACGGCAAGATCATCCGCGAAGGCGTCACCGACGACATCATCGAAACCGCTGTGCTGAAAGAAGTGTATGACATGGACATTCATATCGAGACGGTGAACGGCAACAAAATTTGCGTGTATTTTGCTTGA
- a CDS encoding iron chelate uptake ABC transporter family permease subunit gives MGYKSRIGILAAVAVVLIIIFMTINASGNWDYVLERRGKKILAILLTGGAIAFSTLVFQTITNNRILTPSIIGLDSLYMLIQTAIVYFFGSMTLTMMNKNLHFLLSVGLMVMFAGVLYKILFKREDSNIYYLLLVGIIFGTFFSNIASFMQMLIDPNEFFTVQNKMFASFNNVNTELLLISIAAIAVTVAYFMRYAKYLDVLSLGKDHAVNLGIPYDFVVKRMLLVVSILVAISTALVGPITFLGLLVVNVTYQYIQTFRHRYLIPGAMLISVVALVGGQLIVERVFTFSTTLAVIINFIGGTYFIYLLLKGNKS, from the coding sequence ATGGGTTATAAATCGAGAATTGGCATTCTTGCCGCCGTCGCCGTCGTGCTCATCATCATCTTTATGACCATCAACGCGAGCGGGAATTGGGACTACGTGCTGGAGCGCAGAGGCAAGAAAATTTTGGCTATCCTGCTGACGGGCGGCGCGATCGCGTTCTCCACGCTGGTGTTCCAGACGATAACGAATAACCGGATCCTGACGCCGAGCATCATTGGCCTCGATTCGCTCTACATGCTCATTCAGACGGCGATCGTCTACTTCTTCGGATCGATGACGCTCACGATGATGAACAAGAACCTGCATTTTCTGCTATCGGTCGGATTGATGGTGATGTTCGCAGGGGTGCTGTACAAAATATTGTTCAAGCGGGAAGACAGCAACATCTACTACCTGCTCCTGGTCGGTATCATCTTCGGCACCTTCTTTTCGAACATCGCATCGTTCATGCAGATGCTGATCGATCCGAATGAATTTTTTACCGTGCAGAACAAGATGTTCGCCAGCTTCAATAACGTGAATACCGAGCTGCTTCTGATCTCCATCGCCGCCATAGCCGTTACAGTCGCTTATTTCATGCGGTATGCCAAATATTTGGATGTGCTGTCGCTGGGCAAGGATCATGCCGTCAACCTGGGCATTCCTTACGATTTCGTCGTCAAACGCATGCTGCTCGTCGTATCGATCCTGGTTGCCATCTCAACCGCGCTGGTCGGTCCGATTACGTTCCTCGGGCTGCTGGTCGTCAATGTCACGTATCAATATATCCAAACGTTCCGGCACCGTTACCTGATTCCGGGCGCGATGCTGATCAGCGTCGTAGCTCTGGTCGGAGGCCAGTTGATCGTCGAGCGGGTATTTACCTTCTCTACGACACTGGCGGTCATTATCAATTTCATCGGCGGTACCTATTTCATCTATCTCTTACTGAAGGGGAACAAATCGTGA